Genomic DNA from Psychrilyobacter piezotolerans:
GATTAATTTATCTCCAATTTCAACTAAATCATAATTTTTAAGATAAAGATCATCTCTATTTCTAGCCATATCAAAAGTTAATTGAGTTCCTAATGTATCTATATTGTCCGACCAACTCAAATTTCCAATCAATTGTGTTATATTAAATTTTCTATCGGTTTTTAATAAAAAAAGAGTGTAATTATCCATATTACACACCTCTTATAAATCTATATTCTTTTAAATTAAGTGAATACTTAATATTTTCTACTCTGTCATAACAATAATCAAAATTTTCAATACCACAAGCCATATTTAAAACCTCTCTACCATCTTTGGTAGATAAAATTAATCTTATTGGAACTCCTTTACCTCTCCATTTATTGAAAAAATCAACATATTTTTGCCCTTCTACACTTCCAGCTTTTGCCCACCGTTCTTTTTTTTTCAGAAATATTGATTCTATACTAAGGCTTTTAAGTCCTAAATCTCCAATAATATTAAGAGTTCCATTATTGATAGTTTTAAACTCTTCATTATTTGAACTTGATTGAGGTTTTAAATCACGAGGTATTACAGGAAATACAAGTATTTCTCTATTGTTATCTGCACTAACTACTAAATTCATTAAACCACCGCCACATTAGAGCCAGTAATATTTGCTATTTCATAGATAGCCTTAGCTGTCTTTTCTTTAAAATCTTCAAATCCGTATACATCACCATGAAAATGAAATTCCATTTTTTTCTCTTCTTTAGTTGTTTTATTGTGAATGTTAGAATTATTAACATTACTATTTTTAGTATCCTGAGAATTAGAGTTATTGATATTGGTAATATTTTGTGTACTTTTATTATTCAAATTTCTAGTTTCATTGTTAAGATTAGTAAGTGAAGTCTTAGAGGGAATTCTAGAACTTTGAGTGAATAACTCTTTAGAAGCAATCTTATTTTTCGTTACTGGTATTACAGTCTTTACTACTGCATCCCGAGATGGTTTAGTAGCTAATACACCATCTGGATTATTTTTAATTTCTTTATTCTTTTTTTTCTCTTCATTACTACCGAAAAAACCTTTAACTATTCCCCATGCTTTTTTCCCAACATTAATAATCTTATCAAAATGTTGTATCAAAAGTTTTAGGGGTTTAAGTGGTAATAAGAAATTTGATGCCATATCAAACATAGAAAATCCAAATTCTTTTATGCTACCCCACAGCTCTACAGCTTTAGCTTTTATCTTATCAAAATTTTTCCAGAGTAATATACCAGCTACAACAATAGCTGTTATACCTGCTATAACCATTCCAATAGGATTAGCTGTCATAGCTGCATTCCAAGCCCACTGGGCTATTGTAATAGCATTTAAAGTACTAGATCCAGTAGCTAACACAGCAGTTTTTACTCCTTCAGCTATTGCAAAAGCCTTTGTATATGCTATTTGAGCTATCATTATACCTTTGTATAAGAGCATAGCTCCATAGATTGTCAGAATTATAGGTGCTATCGTTCCAAAGTTCTCAGTGATAAATTTTACAGTTGGGGCTACTACTCTAGCTATTTCTTTTATACTGTCTATCATGAAAGATACAGCTACTACTGTATTATCAGCTATTTTTTCAATAGTCCCGTCTGTTTGCCATTTTAATAGTGTATCGCCTACGATTTTCATCTTACCTTTTAAGAGTTCAAATACTGACCCTTGTTTTATAGCTCCATCTTTTTGCATCCCTACAATGTTTGCTAAAGATATTTTTGTAATTCCTGTAACAGTAGACCACATACCTTTAAACGTTTTTGCTTGAGTAGCAGCACCCCCTTTAAATTTACTTTCCATTAGCTGGAATAAAACTTTATTAAATTGATTTTGATCTTTGATCTGACCTTTTTTATTAACTAAATCTTTCATATTCATTTTTTGAGCACCAAAATCAATTATGCTTTGTTTAGTGATCCCAAACTCTTTTAGTCTTTCTAGCTCTCCAGCCTGTGCATCTATAATAGCTTCATTAGCTTGATCCAATGATTTATTTGTTGCACCTGCCATATCTGCAATAGATGGTAAATAAGCCCTTGCACTCACTCCCATAGCTTCTAATTTTGCACTGGCTTCAACCATTGAACCAGTTTCAAAAGGGGTACTATTTGCTAAATCAACTGAAAATTTCATAATTTCCCCAGCCTTTTTAGCATCTTTTGTAGCTGTCATTAGTTGAGTTTTGTACCCTTCTAAATTCATAGCTTCTCCAAATCCAATTTTAGTTGCCATTGCACCCGCTATACCTCCAAATGCTACTGTCATTTTAGTTACATCTTTTACAGCATCTCTAGCAGTTTCTTTAATTTGTCTACCCATTTTTTTAATTGAGTTAATAGTTCGTTTATTTTCTCTGTTGATATTTTTTGTGCTTTTAGCTATTTTTTGTGCTGGTGCTGTGAATTCGTTTTTTAAAGTTAATATAGTTGCTATAGTTCTACTCATTATTTTCATCACCTCCCTGCCTTCTATTTTCTTCCTCAATATATTTATTTTTGGCTTCTATGTAGAAAACTTTTTCTAAATAACTGGCATTGAGTAAATCATCTAATTTATGTCCTCTAACTACCAAGAAGGCTATCGTGTTAAACCAGCCATCTTGGTCAATTAGTTTTTTATTTCTTCAGTTGCTTTTTTAATTGAATTATTACCATTTACTTTTCCCATTATCTTCCTAGCAATTTCATTTGTTTTATTGATCCCAAAAATCTTAACTGGTGTATCTAATGGATTTTCAATATCAAAACTTTCTCTTAGTTCGGTTGACTGCATATAAGAACAGCATTGATAAACTAATTCCTTACTCGCGTCTAAAATTCCTTCAGTATCCTGAGAAATTACATTGTCTTCACCATCAGTTTGAACTGAGTTTGAAGTTCCATCTATATAATTCAACATTTCTTTAGTTGTTGGTCTTTTAAATTCTAATTCCCCAAAATCTCCTGTATCAATTAAAAATAATTTTTCTCTTTTAGATTCAATTTCCATAGCTTTTTTTATAAAATGTTCTAAACTTAATCTTTCTAATTTCTTTTTCATAATTTCCCTCCATTTATAAAAAAAATGAAGCTCTCAGATCATTTCTAAGAGCTTTCAATTTTTTAAACGATTACTTTATAAGCCCTTGCACTTACTGAAAGTTCCACTTGTGTAATTTTTTTATTCTCAAAATCTGAAAGAGGTATTTTATCAACTGTACAATCAATATACCTCACAGTTTCAAAATCTCCAGTTTCAAGATTTTCTTCTGTAACTATTGCATCAAATTCGAACCCTAATTGTTCACGTCTTAATCTGTGCATAAAAAGTTCTGAATCTCTTTTTAAAAATGTTACTGATCCAGCAATTTTGTTTCCCATAGGAACTCTAATTTTCCCATATCCGTTAGGATCATCTATCTCTTCATATTCAATCTCATTATCAAATTTAGATTTAGTTACTGTTCCTATGAGCATTCCACCTAACCAAAGTTTTCCTTTACCCTTTTTTAATTCCCTTTTCTTCAATTTCTAACCTCCTTACATAGCTATTTTAAACTTAAAGTCCTCCATAGCATTTAAGATTTTTGTATCAGCAGTAAAAACTACATTAGTTCCATATGTCATAGACATAGCTTTTTTATCGTCCCAACTATCAACGATTTCTTTTCCATATTTTGGGTAGTTAAGAAGCCTTTGAGCTTCTACATCTATCTCTGTTTTATTATCATAATTTTCATCTAAAATACTGTCTGATTCTAACCCTTCAAAATAAGCAGTAATAGCACTTATTAAAAGTAATTGATTTTGGAGCTTATTTTTATATTTGCCTTTATAAAATTTATTCCAAGTATCATGAATATCTGTGAACATTAAGTCCATAGATTCAACTATAATTGCAAATTTCATATCATCTGTAACGTCTTGTCCTGTTGTAACTAATGAGTTTATAGATCTAGCTATTTTTACTATACCCTCATCATTGGTCAATACAAGTTCTCCCTTATTTATTGCAGCACCCAAGTCATCAACTTCTGATACACTTTCTAATAACTGCAATGGAATAGCAATAGCACTCATATCAAGAGTTAATCCTGCATAGACTCCTAACAAATAAGATATAGCCTGATTTCCGTTTTGTTCCCCTCTGTCATCTTTAAAAAATACTTTATCAGTAGTTAAATTAAAGATATGTATATTGTCTGTAACAGTCCCTTTATACGCTAATACTTTATATCTTTTTCTATTGTTTTTAACTTCTGATTTTACAAAGCTTACAAGTTCGTCTTGCTCTGCGGTTGTCCCATCTGCAATAGATATCCAGCAATTTCTGGGGATTTTTCCCTTTATCTTACTCAATAAATCTGCTAAAACTCCATCTGTACTATCCATCCTAGCTATAATGATTTTTAATGGTGTTCCCATAAAGCAGTCTTTTATATACTGGATATTTTCATCAGTATATAAAGCCAGTTGCTCACTTGTTAAATCTGCTGCACTTCTATATTCTTTAAAATCAAAAGTCTTATCTGTATCATCTTTAATTATTAATACAGCTGTTCCTTTTATACCTCTTTTGATAGCTGAAGTTCCCAACCCCTTAAAGATTATCTCTAAATTAGGTAAACCAATGTCTGCCATCTAATCCACTCCTTTTATATTTAATTCGCCCATCATTTCTACATTATCAACTTTGTTATATAGTTGTGAGAACTCTATATCAAAGCTATACTGTAACACTTTGTCTACTATATCAATGTCTATATCACTATCAATATCTAAATTAAACCCTTCTTCTACTTTTAATATGCTATCTTCTACAAATAACTCATCTAGTGAGTCAATCATATTAAGATTTTCAATCTTATTTTTATCTTTCTTAGAACTAAAATAATGAATTCTAACACTCATTTCTTTGTCCTGAGATACAGACATAAAGTCACTAGATCCCATATTATCTAATTCAACCATAAATGATGGTCGAATTATTTTTTCTTCCACATCTCCAGAGCTTAAAATAGGGAGATCAAACTTAGTTTTTAACTTTTTATTTACTGCGTTTAATATTTTTATATAACTCATACATCACCCCTTATAAGTTATGGTTATCGAGCATATCATCTATAAAATTTTGAGTATCTGCAAGGTAATCATCTGCAAAATCTTTTTCTGCTTTTTCCAAAAAATGAACTCCAGTTTTAAAGCCTTTTTCCACTCCATTTTTACCAACTATCCTATGCCCTTTGTCAATTAAATGACCATGAGGGGAAGAGTTATATGCTCTTACTGTCCATTCACCTTTATTCTTATAAACTTTCCCCCTTTTAGCCCCTTTTAAAAGGTTACCAGTTTTCTTTTTAACTAATTTTTTTATCTGTGATTTTTGTCTCCTAGAAAGTTTAGATCCTTCTTTTCTCAAATGTTTTTTTACTTCTTTTCCATTATCAAGATTAGAAGCTAAATCTAAAAGATCTTTAGTGAAATCGTCAAAATCATTTCTACTCATAGGTAACCTCACAACTAAAGTCTAAAAAACTATTATTTTTAAAGTCTGGTATCCAGTCAATTACTTGATACTTTTGATTTTCTTTTTTAAAAAACATATCAATACTAGGATTCTTAACAGATAACTTTCTACATCTGATTATCAAGGATAGATTCACTTCCTCAAGATCTGTACTACCAATTTTAGATATTTTTCCATGCTTGGGTAATATCTTACACCAAATGTCTTTTATTTTTTTCTCTACCCTGTCTACTTCTTCAAGTTCGTTTTCAACATCGGTCATTCCCCATAGTTCCACTCTTTGATTTAATTCATTTGTCATAAATCACCTCATTAAAAAAAGGCAGGTTTCCCCTACCTTTTCTCTAAAATTCAATTTTCTTGATACTTCTAACAATACCTTTTTGAACTCCTACTCTTTCTAATACTCTTAATTTCACCGTATCATTTGAAAACCCTGCCTCTGTAGATTTTGCAACTGTAGCTTCTTTCCTAGGTGTTATCTTTACAGCTTCTTTCATGCTTAAACTATAAAATATTTGTGTTTTCCCTTCTCCTGCTACTACTAAAGAATCATCTGCTACTACTAATTCTTTTCCATTAAAGTAATATTTACCATTCATTTCAGTTACAAGTCCTAGTTTCCTACCATTTGCATCTTTTTTATTTTTTAAATGTGCATACCCTTTTGCATTTGTTAAAGTAATAAGACCAGATTTAATTTGTGGAATTGCCGTGTCCATCGCAGTTTCTAGGTCTTCATAACCATCATTACCACTAGCATCTGTAGCATTAGCCTTAATAATATCAATTATTTTAGTATTTTCAACCCTTGTAACTATTTCTACAAAGTTTTTCTTACAGATATTTTCTATTTCTATTTCAGCATCTTCAACTAATTCTGATGTTAATGTTTGAAGTAAACCGTGTTTAGCACACTTAAATGCCATCTCAGTAGTTACTAACGAACCTTCTACAATGTTATCCCCTTCTGCAACTTTAGGCATATCATTTTGATCTAAATCTACTACAGGAATAGTTCCCTCATTTTTAGTTACAGGGATAACATCACAATAACCTCTCAATGATCCATAACCTTTTTTTATTTCTTGTAATTCATTAATGAATTGTTTAGGCAGGACTGCTGAATTATCAACTGTTTTTACTACTGCTCTTTCTTCTGTTGATAATTCCTTCCCCATGACCGATTTAACAATAGATCTCATTTCTGAAATTGTTTCGCTAGGGTTTGGTTTATTTTTTTTAGTTTTCATTACTTGTAGTTCTCTCTCCTCCTGTTCTTCAGCTAATTTTAAAAGTTCTCTACTCTCTTCAATTTCTGCTTTGATTTGTTTTGCACCTGCTACATCTCTAGCTTCAATTTTTTTATCTAATTCACCTGTTTTTGTTGTTATTTCTTGTCTTAGTTCTAAAACTTTTTTTCCCATTTTTTCACTCTCCTAAATTAATTTATATAATTCTAAATCTACTTTTAACTCTTCTAACTCTCTTTCTTCTTGAAGCTTATTTTTTTCACCTGCTAAAATTTGTTTAGCTCTTGTAAAAACTGTTGTATCATCATATGCTGGGATACATAATACAGAGCCTTCAAATAAATTTACTTTTCTTAGTGTTCTAGTATTAACATCTGTTCCCCTGTCGTAAATATTATCTTCATCTAAACATTCAAAACCAAAACTACACCCTTGAATTAGCCCATCATTTACTAGTTCAATCACATCTTTAGCATATGATAGGTTACTGTTTATAGTAGCTTTAAACTTTAATCCAACATTATCCACTTCTAGTTCTAATAGACCAGTTTTAGTTGAAGCCAGTGGCTTGTGCCAGTCATGATGATATAACATAAAAATATTATGTCCATCTGCAATGGTGTCATCAAAAGCTCCAGAAGCAATAATTTCAATGAACCCATCCCAAAGCTCAGTGGGATTATTAAATTTTGCAAAATAACCCTCAATTACTACTTTTTTTTTATCTTCTGTGTTTATTTCTCGGATTTCATATTGATTAGCTGTCCTAATCTCTCTTTTGGCATCTTTTTTCATATTTCACCTCCTTTCAAACTATCTAATAATTTTGGATTTCGGAACTTCCGAAATAGGAATATTAGCTGTAATTAGATAATTTATCCAAAATACTAGTTGTGATTATATCTGTTTTAAGGTTTGAACTAATTTCAGATCCCCTATTGGTAAACATATCGTTGATTAGTTTTAACTGAAGTAAATCCGCTAGTTTAACTGCTTTTTCATCTTCTTTATACAATTCACCAGCCATTGAATCAATATATATTTCACTTGTCTCTATCAAAGTTTGAATATATGGATCTTCATCATCATAATCAATCCTCATATGCTGTTTAACTATTGTTAATGTTGTCATTTTTTATCC
This window encodes:
- a CDS encoding phage head completion protein, whose amino-acid sequence is MTNELNQRVELWGMTDVENELEEVDRVEKKIKDIWCKILPKHGKISKIGSTDLEEVNLSLIIRCRKLSVKNPSIDMFFKKENQKYQVIDWIPDFKNNSFLDFSCEVTYE
- a CDS encoding phage tail terminator family protein, with translation MSYIKILNAVNKKLKTKFDLPILSSGDVEEKIIRPSFMVELDNMGSSDFMSVSQDKEMSVRIHYFSSKKDKNKIENLNMIDSLDELFVEDSILKVEEGFNLDIDSDIDIDIVDKVLQYSFDIEFSQLYNKVDNVEMMGELNIKGVD
- a CDS encoding phage tail tube protein, producing MKKRELKKGKGKLWLGGMLIGTVTKSKFDNEIEYEEIDDPNGYGKIRVPMGNKIAGSVTFLKRDSELFMHRLRREQLGFEFDAIVTEENLETGDFETVRYIDCTVDKIPLSDFENKKITQVELSVSARAYKVIV
- a CDS encoding phage major capsid protein — its product is MGKKVLELRQEITTKTGELDKKIEARDVAGAKQIKAEIEESRELLKLAEEQEERELQVMKTKKNKPNPSETISEMRSIVKSVMGKELSTEERAVVKTVDNSAVLPKQFINELQEIKKGYGSLRGYCDVIPVTKNEGTIPVVDLDQNDMPKVAEGDNIVEGSLVTTEMAFKCAKHGLLQTLTSELVEDAEIEIENICKKNFVEIVTRVENTKIIDIIKANATDASGNDGYEDLETAMDTAIPQIKSGLITLTNAKGYAHLKNKKDANGRKLGLVTEMNGKYYFNGKELVVADDSLVVAGEGKTQIFYSLSMKEAVKITPRKEATVAKSTEAGFSNDTVKLRVLERVGVQKGIVRSIKKIEF
- a CDS encoding head-tail connector protein, whose amino-acid sequence is MTTLTIVKQHMRIDYDDEDPYIQTLIETSEIYIDSMAGELYKEDEKAVKLADLLQLKLINDMFTNRGSEISSNLKTDIITTSILDKLSNYS
- a CDS encoding HK97 family phage prohead protease, with amino-acid sequence MKKDAKREIRTANQYEIREINTEDKKKVVIEGYFAKFNNPTELWDGFIEIIASGAFDDTIADGHNIFMLYHHDWHKPLASTKTGLLELEVDNVGLKFKATINSNLSYAKDVIELVNDGLIQGCSFGFECLDEDNIYDRGTDVNTRTLRKVNLFEGSVLCIPAYDDTTVFTRAKQILAGEKNKLQEERELEELKVDLELYKLI
- a CDS encoding HK97 gp10 family phage protein, whose product is MSRNDFDDFTKDLLDLASNLDNGKEVKKHLRKEGSKLSRRQKSQIKKLVKKKTGNLLKGAKRGKVYKNKGEWTVRAYNSSPHGHLIDKGHRIVGKNGVEKGFKTGVHFLEKAEKDFADDYLADTQNFIDDMLDNHNL
- a CDS encoding phage tail sheath C-terminal domain-containing protein, whose amino-acid sequence is MADIGLPNLEIIFKGLGTSAIKRGIKGTAVLIIKDDTDKTFDFKEYRSAADLTSEQLALYTDENIQYIKDCFMGTPLKIIIARMDSTDGVLADLLSKIKGKIPRNCWISIADGTTAEQDELVSFVKSEVKNNRKRYKVLAYKGTVTDNIHIFNLTTDKVFFKDDRGEQNGNQAISYLLGVYAGLTLDMSAIAIPLQLLESVSEVDDLGAAINKGELVLTNDEGIVKIARSINSLVTTGQDVTDDMKFAIIVESMDLMFTDIHDTWNKFYKGKYKNKLQNQLLLISAITAYFEGLESDSILDENYDNKTEIDVEAQRLLNYPKYGKEIVDSWDDKKAMSMTYGTNVVFTADTKILNAMEDFKFKIAM